The Methylocella silvestris BL2 DNA segment GGAGCGAATAAATTACGACAGGCTCCGCCCGAAGCCGCTGAAGGACAGGAACGCCGTGACCCAGCCCTCCCTCGAAAAACAGACCATCGCCCGGGAAACCGCAAAGATGCTGATCGAGGTGGAGGCGATCCTTTTCAATCCGCAAAAGCCCTTCATCTTCACCTCCGGCTGGGCGAGCCCCGTCTATACCGACATGCGCAAGCTGATCTCCTTCCCGCGGCTACGCGGCCGGCTGCTGGACTTCGCCGTGACGACGATCGAGCGCGAAATCGGCTATGAGCAGCTGGATATCGTCGCCGGCGGCGAGACGGCCGGCATTCCCTACGCGGCGTGGCTGTCCGAGCGGCTGATGCTGCCGATGCAATATGTCCGCAAGAAGCCGAAGGGCTTTGGCCGCAACGCCCGCATCGAGGGCGTGCTGCAAGACGGCGCCCGGACGCTGCTGGTCGAGGATCTCGCCAGCGACGGCCGCAGCAAGGTCAGCTTCTGCGAGGCGCTGCGCGAGGCGGGCCAAAAATGCGACCATGTCTTCGTGTTTTTCTTCTACGGCATCTTTCCGGAAGCAGCCAAAGTCATGGCCGACCTTGGCGTCACGCTTCATCATCTTGTCACCTGGCGCGACATTCTGGAGGTTGCGCGGGCGGAGCGATATTTTGAGAAAGCGACGCTGGACGAAGTCGAGGCCTTTTTGAACGAGCCGGCCAAATGGTCGGCGGCCCATGGCGGGATCGCCGCGTTCAAAAGCTGAGGGCGGCAAGCCCATCCGCGCCGGAGCGAAGCGTTGAATTCATTCTTGCAGAATCTTCAGATCGATCTTCCCATCATTCAGGCGCCGATGGCGGGGACCTCGACGCCGCAACTGGCCGCAGCCGTCTCCAATGCCGGCGGTCTCGGCTCCATTGGGCTTGGCGCGAGCGACGCCGCCAGCGCGCGCGCCATGCTTGCGGCGACTCGCGCGGCGACCAACCGGCCCTTCAACGTCAATCTGTTCTGTCACGCTCCGGCGCGGCGGGACCGTGAGCGGGAGACGGCGTGGCTGCGCCGTCTCGCCCCACGCTTCGAAGCGTTCGGCGCCGAGCCGCTGCAGGAGCTGCAGGAGCCATACACGAGCTTCGTCGCGGACGACGCCATGCTGGCGGCGCTGCTGGAAGCGCGGCCAAAGGTCGTCAGCTTTCATTTCGGATTGCCCGACGGCGACCGCATCGAAGCGCTGCGCGCCATCGGCGCGACGCTGTTTGCGACGGCGACCAGCCTCAAAGAAGCCGAAACCGCGGTCGCGGCTGGGGTGGATGCGATTGTCGCACAGGGTTTCGAGGCTGGCGGCCATCGCGGCGTGTTCGATCCGGCCGCCCCCGACGACAGGCTCGGAACGCTTGCGCTGACCCGCCTGCTGGCGCGGCGGCTCGATGCGCCGGTCATCGCGGCGGGCGGGATCATGGATGGCGCCGGCGTCGCGGCCGCATTGAAGCTTGGCGCGGCCGCCGCGCAGCTCGGCACGGCGTTTATCGGATGCCCGGAATCGAATGCCGACGCGGCCTATCGCGCCGCGCTGTTCAGCCCGAGCGCATCGCATACGATCATGACCTCGGCCATTTCCGGCCGGCCGGCGCGCTGCCTCGCCAATGAATTTACCCGCTTCGGCGAAGAGATCGCGGATGCGCCCCGCCCCGACTATCCGATCGCTTATGACGCCGGCAAGGCGCTCAACGCCGCGGCAAAGGCCAAAAATCACGGCGGTTACGGCGCGCAATGGGCGGGTCAAGGCGCGCCGCTCGCCCGCGCCGTGCCGGCGGCGGAGCTGATGAGATCGCTTCGCAGCGAGCTGGAAGAAGCGCTGCGAGGTTGAGCCTATCCGGTCCCGGCTTCGAAAAACTTCATGCGCCGGTCATGCGCTTCGGCCGGCAGCGGCTCGCTTCCGGCAAAAATCTCCTCGAAGCGCCGCTTGAATTCGGCCGCGGCAGCCGGATTTTCAACGATGATCAGATCATTGTCCTGCTTCTTCAGACCCGAGGCCGAGAAATTCGCCGCTCCGGTGCGCAAAATGGCGCCGTCGATCTGGTAGCTTTTCAGATGCATCAGCGGCGCGCCGGCGCGTTTCAGGCCGATCTCGATGTCGGGATTGTCGAGGAGATCCATGAAGGGCGCGCTCGGATCGCGCTGGCCAATCCGGCCGTAATCGAGATAGATGCGGATCTTGACGCCGCGGCGCGCGGCGCGGCTCAGCGCCTGCATCACGGGCCAGTCGGTCAGCACATAGGCGGCCATGTCGATCTCGCGCTGCGCTTGATCGATTAGGGCGACGTCGATACGTTCCAGATTCTCGGCTGGCGCGTAATGGATCGACGTGGCGCCGCGCGGGATTGGCGAGGATTCGGGGGCGGCGACGGCGATCGCGACAAGGACGAAGCCGGCGAGCAACGCGCTGGCGAAGCGACGGCGATGAATAAAAGCCGTGCGCCCCTCACTGCTGAACAAGCCTGTCCGAAACTGCCCGTGCGAAACACGCATCTATCGTCCTGCCGATTCGCTTTCAACGAGAACATACACTCAACCACAACCTTTAAGAATTGCTGGAGAAAATCTTGGGACGCGGAATTCGCTACGAGCGACAAGTATTGAGCGTTGACGAGGTCGCTCTAGTCGCATCAACGCATCATCCCGCGCTCGGCGCCTTGAGCGACGAAGAACTCGCCAAATTGAGGACGCTCGTGCGCGAAAGGCGCGACCGCGCCCGCGATATCGCCGCGCGGCAGCGGCGCGAGATGCGCGGCAAGGCGGCGGCGAAAGGCGCGCGCCCGGCCGCCGATGACACCGGATCGCGCGGCAAGCGCGATTTGCTCGCCGCCGCCATGAAGCGGATCAATGGCGAGACCACGCGGCGCGAGGGCAAAGCCGCGCGGGAAGCCATGAAAGACAGCGCGCAGCGCGCTCTCGCCTTGCGCAGCAGGCGCGAAGCCGAGTCCGCGCGCCGGCCGGCCACCCGGACCGCCGGAGAGGGCATGCGCCCCTCCGACAGCAAGGCGACGAAGCAGCGCAATCGCGCCAAGCTCGGCGCGGTCAGCCAGCACACGAAGAACATGCAGGCCAAGCGCGACGGCAGGTAAGGGGGCCGCCGGCGCGCGGGTTTTATGGAGGCGGGAGGGTCGCGCGATATTCGCGCGGGCTCCCGTTCTTCGGCACGTCGAACAGGACCAGCGCACGCAGCTTGCCGCCGGACTCATCAAGCGGCAGCACGGCCTCGGCCTTGGGCCTTTTCATATCTCCGTCTCCGTCCTTCGCGAAGGGTAAATCCTCGAGCGACGCGATGGACTTTTTTTTCGCCGGCCCAGACGCCTCGGGAAGCGTTACCGCATAGAGGCTGAACAGCGTGTCCTGGTCCTGGGCCGGCCCCGCGAGAACAAGAAGGCGCCCGTCCAAAAGGAGCGCGAGATCCCTGATCCCCACGCCTTCGCCAAGATCCAGGGTAATCTCCCGCACATCGAAAGAGCCCTCCAAAGGCCCCGGCGCGAAAAGGTCGCTGACCTTGGCCGCAACGATGAAGGCCTTGCCGCCGAGGGAAGGAGCCCGCGCCCCGGCATAGAGCATTCCGTTGACGACGGCGACGCCTTCAATGTTTAGTCCGTTTTCGTCTTTCAGGTTTTTACCGAAAAAATTGCGGACGTTATCCGCCTTCTTGAGCGCGTCGGACA contains these protein-coding regions:
- a CDS encoding orotate phosphoribosyltransferase; this encodes MTQPSLEKQTIARETAKMLIEVEAILFNPQKPFIFTSGWASPVYTDMRKLISFPRLRGRLLDFAVTTIEREIGYEQLDIVAGGETAGIPYAAWLSERLMLPMQYVRKKPKGFGRNARIEGVLQDGARTLLVEDLASDGRSKVSFCEALREAGQKCDHVFVFFFYGIFPEAAKVMADLGVTLHHLVTWRDILEVARAERYFEKATLDEVEAFLNEPAKWSAAHGGIAAFKS
- a CDS encoding NAD(P)H-dependent flavin oxidoreductase, with amino-acid sequence MNSFLQNLQIDLPIIQAPMAGTSTPQLAAAVSNAGGLGSIGLGASDAASARAMLAATRAATNRPFNVNLFCHAPARRDRERETAWLRRLAPRFEAFGAEPLQELQEPYTSFVADDAMLAALLEARPKVVSFHFGLPDGDRIEALRAIGATLFATATSLKEAETAVAAGVDAIVAQGFEAGGHRGVFDPAAPDDRLGTLALTRLLARRLDAPVIAAGGIMDGAGVAAALKLGAAAAQLGTAFIGCPESNADAAYRAALFSPSASHTIMTSAISGRPARCLANEFTRFGEEIADAPRPDYPIAYDAGKALNAAAKAKNHGGYGAQWAGQGAPLARAVPAAELMRSLRSELEEALRG
- a CDS encoding phospholipase D-like domain-containing protein; the protein is MRVSHGQFRTGLFSSEGRTAFIHRRRFASALLAGFVLVAIAVAAPESSPIPRGATSIHYAPAENLERIDVALIDQAQREIDMAAYVLTDWPVMQALSRAARRGVKIRIYLDYGRIGQRDPSAPFMDLLDNPDIEIGLKRAGAPLMHLKSYQIDGAILRTGAANFSASGLKKQDNDLIIVENPAAAAEFKRRFEEIFAGSEPLPAEAHDRRMKFFEAGTG
- a CDS encoding DUF3616 domain-containing protein, giving the protein MFKASVFLAAVCMLASASALCAEADGQIVSGKEINVDGKFVKGGDGEKPSHDLSGIACRRENDSRRRCVVIDDQGLFAQTAILEDHELKPKDPVELIFKTKEVYGVAPKAGCPDVGFKDLDGEGVAYDGDYFYVVGSHGCSRKNNEFSRSAFITTRFRLDASGKAVEPAEATYRLSDALKKADNVRNFFGKNLKDENGLNIEGVAVVNGMLYAGARAPSLGGKAFIVAAKVSDLFAPGPLEGSFDVREITLDLGEGVGIRDLALLLDGRLLVLAGPAQDQDTLFSLYAVTLPEASGPAKKKSIASLEDLPFAKDGDGDMKRPKAEAVLPLDESGGKLRALVLFDVPKNGSPREYRATLPPP